The Belonocnema kinseyi isolate 2016_QV_RU_SX_M_011 chromosome 10, B_treatae_v1, whole genome shotgun sequence genome has a window encoding:
- the LOC117181837 gene encoding acidic mammalian chitinase-like isoform X2, producing MHTLILCLGICSAFALGLKLPNPDEKSEKIVGCYTTGGDLAELDLLCTHMFYSYVGIDKDASIQIIDPYEDIEGQGYIEFNDLRKKNPKLKTLISIRNNDNHLLPNITNIDSPYRVVTDPALQEKLVNNIVNFVKKYGFSGIDLDLTDTSEFGGHPSDKGNLVSSLKALREKFDKEGLILSVLVDPNEETAKRFYDIKGISKYVNFINLRTFDFHGISDAEKKVGHTSPMYSSSKENAEDRKKNIDYVVKYWISQSAPPNKLILGTASYGTSYTLANSKQIGRGALFSDNGSISMMKNSKYRTSTMRIKLLPMRVLNPLKRRLYMLRK from the exons ATGCATACATTAATACTTTGCCTTGGAATATGCTCAGCTTTTGCTTTAGGCCTTAAGCTGCCTAACCCTGATGAAAAGAGTGAAA AAATCGTTGGCTGTTACACTACGGGAGGCGATTTAGCAGAACTCGACCTTCTTTGCACTCATATGTTTTACAGTTACGTTGGAATTGATAAAGACGCTTCCATTCAAATTATTGATCCATATGAAGATATAGAAGGTCAAGGATATATAGAATTCAATGATCTTCGGAAAAAGAATCCAAAGTTAAAAACCTTAATTTCCATCAGGAATAATGACAATCATTTATTACCGAATATTACTAACATTGA tTCACCGTATAGAGTTGTCACTGATCCGGCTCTGCAAGAAAAACTTGTAAATAACATTGTcaacttcgtaaaaaaatacgGATTCAGCGGAATAGATCTCGATTTGACGGATACTTCTGAATTTGGTGGACATCCTTCTGATAAGGGAAATTTAGTTTCATCCTTAAAAGCACTCAgagaaaaattcgataaagaagGACTCATTTTATCTGTATTGGTTGATCCTAATGAAGAGACTGCTAAGAGATTTTATGATATTAAAGGAATATCCAAATATGTGAACTTCATAAATCTAAGGACTTTCGATTTTCACGGAATCTCTGATGCGGAGAAGAAAGTTGGCCATACTTCTCCAATGTATTCTTCATCAAAGGAAAATGCGGAGGACCGCAAGAAAAACATT GATTATGTTGTGAAATACTGGATTTCGCAATCAGCTCCACCAAATAAGTTGATACTAGGAACTGCTTCTTACGGAACAAGCTATACCTTGGCTAACTCAAAGCAAATCGGTAGAGGTGCACTATTTTCCGAT AATGGAAGCATCTCTATGATGAAGAACAGCAAGTACCGTACATCTACTATGAGAATCAAATTGTTGCCTATGAGAGTGTTGA atcCATTAAAACGAAGGTTATATATGCTGAGGAAATGA
- the LOC117181130 gene encoding probable chitinase 10 yields MRRLIILLEICSAFALGREVTVPADECGKTLGCYFGGGSIDDIDTFLCTHMFYGYAGFGEDISIRILEPFDYAQGKAYIDVKGLQQKNKELKILVPVGDKYDNFRNISNNDIPYSVLTDPDVREKLVNNIVNFVKESGFNGIDLDLTNPPQNGGRPSDKENIVLLLKALREEFDKEGLILSALADPSEKTVKLLYDIEGISKYVSFINLKTFDFHGMLDADKKLGHSSPLYHSSEENEEDRKKNVDSIVKQWISEGAPSVKLIIGIAFYGRSYTLASSEKIGRGAKFAHEGKCGSSPEYYNLCPLLKNKDWKRIYDKEQKVPYMYNGTEVVTYDDEESIKTKAEYVMNTNLGGAMAWTANQDDFHGKCGEKFPLLKTLKSVLRNKC; encoded by the exons ATGCGTAGGTTAATTATTTTACTGGAAATATGTTCAGCTTTTGCTTTAGGCCGTGAAGTGACAGTACCTGCTGATGAGTGTGGCA AAACCCTTGGTTGTTACTTTGGGGGAGGCTCAATAGATGACATCGATACGTTTCTTTGCACTCACATGTTTTATGGTTACGCTGGATTTGGTGAAGATATTTCTATTAGAATTCTCGAACCATTTGATTATGCTCAAGGTAAAGCCTATATAGACGTCAAAGgtcttcaacaaaagaataaaGAGTTGAAAATCTTAGTTCCCGTGGGGGACAAGTACGacaactttagaaatatttcgaaCAACGA cataCCTTATAGCGTATTAACTGATCCTGATGTTCGAGAAAAACTTGTTAATAACATTGTCAATTTCGTAAAAGAAAGCGGGTTCAATGGTATAGATCTCGATTTGACCAATCCTCCTCAAAATGGTGGACGACCTTCTGATAAGGAAAATATAGTTTTACTCTTGAAAGCCCTCAGAGAAGAATTTGATAAAGAAGGACTCATTTTATCTGCATTAGCTGATCCTAGTGAAAAGACTGTTAAATTATTATACGATATTGAAGGTATATCCAAGTATGTTAGTTTCATAAATCTGAAGACTTTCGATTTTCACGGAATGCTTGATGCGGATAAGAAACTTGGACATTCTTCTCCACTGTATCATTCGTCAGAAGAAAATGAGGAGGACCGCAAGAAGAATGTC GATTCTATTGTAAAGCAATGGATTTCGGAAGGTGCTCCATCAGTCAAGTTAATAATAGGAATTGCTTTTTACGGAAGATCCTATACTTTAGCTAGTTCAGAAAAAATTGGTAGAGGTGCCAAATTCGCTCATGAAGGAAAGTGTGGTAGTTCCCCAGAATATTACAACCTATGTCCTCTGTTAAAAAACAAAGACTGGAAGCGTATTTATGACAAAGAGCAAAAAGTACCATATATGTATAATGGGACTGAAGTTGTTACTTATGATGATGAGGA ATCCATTAAGACGAAGGCTGAATATGTAATGAATACGAATCTTGGTGGTGCTATGGCGTGGACTGCAAATCAAGATGATTTTCATGGAAAATGTGGAGAAAAGTTCCCACTTCTGAAGACATTGAAGAGCGTCCTCAGAAACAAATGTTGA
- the LOC117181837 gene encoding chitotriosidase-1-like isoform X1 has translation MHTLILCLGICSAFALGLKLPNPDEKSEKIVGCYTTGGDLAELDLLCTHMFYSYVGIDKDASIQIIDPYEDIEGQGYIEFNDLRKKNPKLKTLISIRNNDNHLLPNITNIDSPYRVVTDPALQEKLVNNIVNFVKKYGFSGIDLDLTDTSEFGGHPSDKGNLVSSLKALREKFDKEGLILSVLVDPNEETAKRFYDIKGISKYVNFINLRTFDFHGISDAEKKVGHTSPMYSSSKENAEDRKKNIDYVVKYWISQSAPPNKLILGTASYGTSYTLANSKQIGRGALFSDVGSYATSIEGTLEYFNVCLLLKKPEWKHLYDEEQQVPYIYYENQIVAYESVESIKTKVIYAEEMKLGGVWIYSVHQDDFGGVCGEKYPLLKTVNRVLEKKL, from the exons ATGCATACATTAATACTTTGCCTTGGAATATGCTCAGCTTTTGCTTTAGGCCTTAAGCTGCCTAACCCTGATGAAAAGAGTGAAA AAATCGTTGGCTGTTACACTACGGGAGGCGATTTAGCAGAACTCGACCTTCTTTGCACTCATATGTTTTACAGTTACGTTGGAATTGATAAAGACGCTTCCATTCAAATTATTGATCCATATGAAGATATAGAAGGTCAAGGATATATAGAATTCAATGATCTTCGGAAAAAGAATCCAAAGTTAAAAACCTTAATTTCCATCAGGAATAATGACAATCATTTATTACCGAATATTACTAACATTGA tTCACCGTATAGAGTTGTCACTGATCCGGCTCTGCAAGAAAAACTTGTAAATAACATTGTcaacttcgtaaaaaaatacgGATTCAGCGGAATAGATCTCGATTTGACGGATACTTCTGAATTTGGTGGACATCCTTCTGATAAGGGAAATTTAGTTTCATCCTTAAAAGCACTCAgagaaaaattcgataaagaagGACTCATTTTATCTGTATTGGTTGATCCTAATGAAGAGACTGCTAAGAGATTTTATGATATTAAAGGAATATCCAAATATGTGAACTTCATAAATCTAAGGACTTTCGATTTTCACGGAATCTCTGATGCGGAGAAGAAAGTTGGCCATACTTCTCCAATGTATTCTTCATCAAAGGAAAATGCGGAGGACCGCAAGAAAAACATT GATTATGTTGTGAAATACTGGATTTCGCAATCAGCTCCACCAAATAAGTTGATACTAGGAACTGCTTCTTACGGAACAAGCTATACCTTGGCTAACTCAAAGCAAATCGGTAGAGGTGCACTATTTTCCGATGTAGGTTCATACGCTACTTCAATAGAAGGTACTCTAGAATATTTTAACgtatgtcttttgttaaaaaaaccagAATGGAAGCATCTCTATGATGAAGAACAGCAAGTACCGTACATCTACTATGAGAATCAAATTGTTGCCTATGAGAGTGTTGA atcCATTAAAACGAAGGTTATATATGCTGAGGAAATGAAACTTGGCGGTGTTTGGATTTATTCTGTACATCAAGATGACTTTGGTGGAGTATGTGGCGAAAAGTACCCACTTCTGAAGACAGTGAACCGAGTTctcgaaaaaaagttgtaa